From Chryseobacterium gallinarum, one genomic window encodes:
- the truA gene encoding tRNA pseudouridine(38-40) synthase TruA, whose amino-acid sequence MRYFIEFSYNGKNYFGYQIQPDAISVQEELEKALSTILREEIKTTGAGRTDTGVHAKKIFAHFDTGQELNDDLPRRLNSFLPPDISIQRIFKVKDDFHARFDATYRTYEYYISLSKNPFTQESAWQHWKRSLDIHTMNEACKILFEYEDFTSFAKLKTDSKTNICKMYKAEWEQNGTELKFTVSANRFLRNMVRAIVGTMVEIGSGKMKPEDLRKVIEDKNRNAAGTSAPAHGLYLVDVGYEFDE is encoded by the coding sequence TTGAGATACTTTATAGAATTTTCTTACAACGGAAAGAATTATTTCGGCTATCAGATACAGCCGGATGCTATTTCTGTACAGGAAGAACTGGAAAAAGCGCTTTCCACTATTTTACGGGAAGAGATTAAAACAACCGGAGCTGGAAGAACCGATACCGGTGTTCATGCTAAAAAAATATTTGCCCATTTTGATACAGGGCAGGAGTTGAATGATGATCTTCCGAGAAGATTAAACAGTTTTCTTCCTCCGGATATTTCCATCCAGAGGATTTTTAAGGTGAAGGATGATTTTCATGCCCGCTTTGATGCTACTTACAGAACGTATGAATATTATATTTCCTTGTCTAAAAATCCGTTTACCCAGGAATCTGCATGGCAGCACTGGAAAAGGTCACTGGACATCCATACAATGAACGAAGCCTGTAAGATTTTATTTGAATATGAAGATTTTACAAGTTTTGCCAAATTAAAAACAGACAGCAAAACCAATATCTGCAAAATGTATAAAGCAGAATGGGAACAGAACGGAACAGAATTGAAATTCACTGTTTCCGCAAACCGTTTCCTGAGAAATATGGTTCGTGCTATCGTAGGAACAATGGTGGAAATTGGAAGCGGAAAAATGAAGCCTGAAGATCTCCGTAAAGTCATTGAAGATAAAAACCGTAATGCCGCAGGAACCTCTGCACCCGCGCATGGACTGTACCTGGTGGATGTAGGGTATGAGTTTGATGAATGA
- the lpxK gene encoding tetraacyldisaccharide 4'-kinase, which translates to MKRWYLYPFSLGYHLVTGIRNTLYDLGIFKSTKFKTPIINVGNLSVGGSGKSPMVMYLAQYLSKHYRTGVLSRGYGRLTKGYEVTNYDSNYKIVGDEAMQLFERFKNRFVIAVSEDRVPGAKKVISDMDLEVLVLDDAMQHRAIKAGFNILMTDFNDPYFKDYLLPAGDLRESRSGARRANIIMVSKCPDELTEETKRYYISRINPSHNQKVFFSSIGYDENVYGKDKMLPDNNLNYYDILLITGIANPKPLLEHLAKFSKRVKHLKFRDHHNFTDDDIKKILEEYKKLGEYKLILTTEKDYVRLKTFDYLREIVYYWPINVIIDKKEEFNQIILDYVRKN; encoded by the coding sequence ATGAAAAGATGGTACCTTTATCCTTTTTCCCTCGGTTATCATTTGGTAACGGGTATCCGGAACACATTGTATGATCTGGGTATTTTTAAGTCGACAAAATTCAAGACACCGATAATCAATGTCGGGAACCTTTCTGTGGGCGGAAGCGGAAAATCGCCGATGGTGATGTACCTTGCCCAGTATCTGTCCAAACATTACAGGACCGGAGTTCTTTCACGAGGCTACGGAAGGCTCACCAAAGGTTATGAGGTGACCAATTATGACAGCAACTACAAAATAGTAGGAGATGAAGCCATGCAGCTTTTTGAACGTTTCAAAAACCGTTTTGTCATTGCTGTTTCCGAAGACCGTGTACCCGGAGCTAAAAAAGTAATCAGCGATATGGATCTTGAGGTTTTGGTGCTGGATGATGCTATGCAGCATAGGGCTATTAAGGCAGGCTTCAATATCCTGATGACTGATTTTAATGATCCCTATTTCAAAGATTATCTTCTTCCTGCCGGAGATCTCAGAGAGTCGAGATCCGGTGCCAGAAGAGCCAATATCATCATGGTAAGCAAATGTCCTGATGAGCTGACAGAAGAAACCAAAAGGTATTATATTTCCAGGATAAACCCGTCTCATAACCAAAAAGTATTCTTTTCATCCATCGGTTATGATGAAAATGTATATGGAAAGGATAAAATGCTTCCGGATAACAATCTGAACTATTACGATATTTTATTGATTACAGGAATCGCCAACCCGAAGCCTCTTTTGGAGCACCTGGCGAAATTTTCGAAACGGGTTAAACATTTAAAGTTCAGGGATCATCATAATTTTACGGATGATGATATTAAGAAAATCCTTGAAGAATATAAAAAATTAGGTGAATATAAGCTGATATTGACCACGGAGAAAGATTACGTCCGTCTGAAAACTTTTGACTATCTTAGAGAAATTGTTTACTACTGGCCTATCAATGTCATTATTGATAAAAAGGAAGAATTCAATCAAATCATCCTGGATTATGTTAGAAAAAATTAA
- a CDS encoding purine-nucleoside phosphorylase encodes MLEKINETADFIRSIIHETPDFAVVLGSGLGKLQHEVEPIHILEYKDIPNFPQTTVVGHTGKLIYGILEGKKVLMMSGRFHYYEGHSMETVTFPIRVFHLLGIQNLILSNACGGVNPAYSVADIVILKDHINMMPEHPLRGRNIDGLGPRFVDMSEPYNKKMIAIAEQVASEHHIKIHQGVYVALQGPTFETPAEYGMIKAIGGDMVGMSTVPEVIVAKHMGMDVFCMSVITDLGGPDVAFAVSHEEVLNAANKAMPNVITVVKGLIQNYP; translated from the coding sequence ATGTTAGAAAAAATTAACGAGACAGCAGATTTCATCAGAAGTATTATTCATGAAACCCCGGATTTTGCGGTTGTTTTAGGATCCGGACTTGGAAAGCTGCAGCATGAAGTAGAGCCTATCCATATTTTGGAATATAAGGATATTCCTAACTTCCCGCAAACGACAGTAGTGGGACATACCGGGAAACTCATCTATGGAATACTGGAAGGTAAAAAAGTCCTGATGATGAGCGGCCGTTTCCATTATTACGAAGGCCACTCTATGGAAACCGTTACATTTCCCATAAGAGTTTTTCACTTATTAGGCATCCAGAATCTGATTCTTTCCAACGCCTGTGGTGGAGTAAATCCTGCTTATAGTGTTGCAGATATCGTTATCTTAAAAGATCATATCAATATGATGCCTGAACACCCGCTTCGTGGCAGAAATATTGATGGGCTTGGACCACGTTTTGTGGATATGAGCGAGCCCTACAACAAAAAAATGATTGCCATAGCAGAACAGGTTGCCTCAGAACATCACATTAAAATCCACCAGGGAGTATATGTTGCCCTGCAAGGGCCAACTTTTGAGACACCCGCTGAATATGGCATGATAAAGGCTATTGGAGGCGATATGGTAGGGATGAGCACCGTTCCTGAAGTAATTGTCGCAAAACATATGGGAATGGATGTATTCTGTATGTCTGTAATTACCGATCTTGGAGGGCCGGATGTCGCTTTTGCCGTTTCTCATGAAGAAGTTTTAAATGCTGCCAATAAAGCCATGCCGAACGTAATCACGGTAGTAAAGGGATTAATTCAAAATTATCCGTAG
- a CDS encoding TlpA family protein disulfide reductase gives MRKLLLIFAIALFGLNYAQKAPAILKKGFSKEALSQKLEDEEGKTITIQQILDQHKGKVLVIDFWAGWCRDCLQALPKAEELEKNNPNVDFVFLSLERSKEGFEKSLVRFNMKDKDNYWFASGWKNDFNNYIDLNWIPRYMVIDQKSAIAKYYAISPEDPEIQKTIDSLLQ, from the coding sequence ATGAGAAAGTTGTTATTAATTTTTGCAATAGCCCTTTTTGGACTGAATTATGCTCAAAAGGCTCCTGCCATCCTGAAAAAAGGTTTTTCCAAAGAAGCACTCAGCCAGAAACTGGAAGATGAAGAGGGAAAAACAATTACCATCCAACAAATCCTTGATCAGCATAAGGGTAAGGTTTTGGTGATAGACTTCTGGGCCGGATGGTGCAGGGATTGTTTACAGGCCCTTCCTAAAGCTGAAGAGTTAGAAAAAAATAATCCGAACGTAGACTTCGTATTTTTATCATTAGAAAGATCAAAAGAAGGGTTTGAAAAAAGTCTCGTAAGGTTCAATATGAAAGACAAAGATAATTATTGGTTTGCATCAGGATGGAAAAATGATTTCAACAATTATATAGACCTGAACTGGATTCCGAGATATATGGTGATCGATCAGAAATCAGCGATTGCAAAATATTATGCTATATCTCCGGAAGATCCTGAAATCCAGAAAACAATCGACAGTCTTTTACAATAA
- a CDS encoding GNAT family N-acetyltransferase: MTTREAREEDLKILLEFEQGIVSAERPFNITLIDGEIHYYDLSHFIQSPDATLIIAEENNEIIGSGYALIKKAEKSYYTFEKYAYLGFMYVKPEYRGKGVNKVITDELIGWAKSRGISEVRLDVYAQNESAIKAYEKAGFEPHLLTMRLKA, encoded by the coding sequence ATGACCACACGAGAAGCAAGGGAAGAAGATTTAAAAATTCTTTTAGAATTTGAACAGGGAATTGTTTCAGCAGAAAGGCCATTCAACATTACACTTATTGACGGGGAGATTCATTATTATGATCTGAGCCATTTTATACAATCTCCGGATGCCACTTTGATTATTGCTGAAGAAAATAATGAGATCATCGGATCCGGCTATGCTCTGATTAAAAAGGCAGAAAAGTCTTACTACACGTTTGAAAAGTATGCGTATCTGGGCTTTATGTATGTAAAGCCTGAATACAGGGGGAAAGGCGTTAATAAAGTGATCACTGATGAATTGATTGGCTGGGCAAAATCCAGAGGTATTTCAGAGGTCAGGCTGGATGTATATGCACAGAATGAATCTGCTATAAAAGCTTATGAAAAGGCAGGCTTTGAGCCTCACCTTCTTACCATGAGACTGAAAGCTTAA
- the dinB gene encoding DNA polymerase IV, giving the protein MDFSLPLRKIIHVDMDAFYASVEQHDNPTLKGKAIAVGGQHRGVVAAASYEARKYGVRSAMPSKTAKEKCPHLIFVPPRFPRYKEISKQIREIFYEYTDLVEPLSLDEAYLDVTENKKGIESANQIAREIRQKIFEQTGLTASAGISVNKFLAKVASDINKPNGQKTIHPDKVETFLEELPVEKFYGVGKVTANKMFSLGIYKGKDLKKRTLEELVRIFGKSGKHYYNVVRGIHTSEVKPHRIQKSVAVERTFFEDLFDEQQINEKLESLSQELHQRLQKNNILGRTLTLKIKYKDFSLFTRSITKENYFTSPEQYFDTGKKLWELRPYDKAVRLLGLSLSQLNTEEKKQVSVQLKIPFKEFENE; this is encoded by the coding sequence ATGGATTTTTCTTTGCCGCTTCGTAAAATTATTCATGTAGATATGGATGCATTTTATGCTTCCGTGGAGCAGCATGATAACCCCACCCTCAAAGGAAAGGCTATTGCTGTTGGCGGCCAGCATAGAGGCGTAGTGGCTGCCGCCAGTTATGAAGCAAGAAAATATGGAGTACGTTCTGCCATGCCTAGCAAGACGGCAAAGGAAAAATGCCCGCATCTCATTTTTGTTCCTCCCCGCTTTCCCCGCTATAAAGAAATTTCAAAACAGATACGTGAAATTTTCTATGAATATACAGACCTGGTAGAACCATTATCTTTGGATGAGGCTTACCTGGATGTCACTGAAAATAAAAAAGGAATAGAATCTGCCAACCAGATTGCCCGGGAAATCCGACAAAAAATTTTTGAACAAACCGGCCTCACCGCTTCCGCAGGTATTTCTGTAAATAAGTTCCTTGCAAAGGTGGCTTCTGATATCAATAAACCTAACGGGCAGAAGACCATTCATCCTGATAAAGTAGAGACTTTTCTGGAAGAATTACCTGTTGAAAAATTTTATGGAGTAGGGAAAGTTACGGCTAACAAAATGTTCAGTCTGGGAATTTATAAAGGAAAAGATTTAAAAAAAAGAACACTTGAGGAACTTGTCAGAATTTTCGGAAAGTCCGGTAAACATTATTACAATGTGGTCAGAGGCATTCATACTTCGGAAGTGAAACCTCATCGGATTCAGAAAAGTGTAGCAGTGGAACGTACATTTTTTGAAGATCTTTTTGATGAGCAGCAGATTAATGAAAAGCTGGAGAGCTTAAGCCAGGAACTTCATCAACGATTACAGAAAAACAATATTCTGGGAAGGACTTTAACCTTAAAAATCAAATACAAGGATTTTTCTCTTTTCACAAGAAGCATTACAAAAGAAAACTATTTTACTTCGCCTGAACAATATTTCGACACCGGAAAAAAACTCTGGGAACTTCGTCCCTACGACAAGGCAGTACGGCTACTGGGACTGTCGCTTTCTCAGCTTAATACGGAAGAAAAAAAGCAGGTTTCCGTTCAACTAAAAATCCCGTTTAAGGAATTTGAAAATGAATAA